In Desulfovibrio oxyclinae DSM 11498, a single window of DNA contains:
- a CDS encoding ribonuclease catalytic domain-containing protein, with translation MKCDRRETASGRDACPEALFITADTTKRYMAKNTLLTNIRPGSVVEFMQGDQPQLAFVLDEQSGKLRLWTINKRETKMPAARVLPWAGPNYAPDASKQEIQDILNRHQEKRGEIQAGLDVMELWELSQGELPEADVKWFADLLWEEISPDRLAALGRAMLSTKTHFKFRPPKFEIYTHEQVELRLKQQAEEKAREAVTRAGQDMFKALWDARKHGSEPKPPKLDEDVAESLAQLLKAAVADCLDDRQQQIWTAVKKGLPDHPHLPLQLAQTWGILPEHHNFHLDLAGFEWGDDWSDEHEQEIAALRKRFEAARHEPVETPFESIDGPTTRDIDDAFFIERDGDGYRLQLALARPTAHWEFGSELDRAVFNRVTSLYLPEGSSHMLPETLGTGLYSLLENEDRPALIAEFRLDAEGNLLETAPRLDWVRLKANTTYEAVEKCLEEDNGMYAVAHELSEKLIERRIGNGACIIRKPEPEVRVEGFPGNAEVRIEMKDAYPQSELIVSEFMILANRGLAEWAQEHGITLMHRTQAIALPPEAAGIFTDPSDIAAVVRMLAPTSVETSPRPHAALGVDVYAPCTSPLRRYTDFLNMAQIESYLKDGQARLSKDEMEALLPNLSARIQSVTQVQRFRPRYWKLHYLALRRNEWHSALVADENGPLPNLAMPELQINVRAPLKLLGDKLYPGQRFAIRFGRIDPLTNEIRVVEALEE, from the coding sequence GTGAAATGCGATAGACGGGAAACGGCTTCCGGGCGCGACGCGTGCCCCGAAGCCCTTTTCATCACTGCCGACACCACCAAGCGATACATGGCGAAAAACACCCTGCTGACCAACATACGTCCCGGTTCCGTCGTGGAATTCATGCAAGGCGACCAGCCGCAGCTGGCCTTTGTGCTCGACGAGCAGTCCGGCAAGCTCCGGCTGTGGACCATCAACAAACGCGAGACCAAGATGCCCGCGGCCCGAGTCCTTCCATGGGCCGGCCCCAACTACGCGCCCGACGCCTCCAAGCAGGAGATTCAGGACATCCTGAACCGGCATCAGGAGAAGCGCGGCGAGATACAGGCCGGGCTGGACGTGATGGAGCTTTGGGAACTCTCGCAGGGCGAACTACCCGAGGCGGATGTCAAATGGTTTGCGGACCTGCTCTGGGAGGAGATCAGCCCGGACCGGCTCGCGGCCCTCGGCAGGGCTATGCTCTCCACCAAGACGCACTTCAAGTTCCGGCCGCCGAAATTCGAGATATACACCCACGAGCAGGTTGAACTGCGCCTCAAGCAGCAGGCAGAGGAAAAGGCCAGAGAGGCCGTGACCCGTGCAGGACAGGATATGTTCAAGGCCCTGTGGGACGCCCGCAAGCACGGCAGCGAACCCAAGCCGCCGAAGCTCGACGAGGATGTGGCCGAAAGCCTCGCACAATTGCTGAAGGCTGCCGTGGCCGACTGCCTGGACGACCGGCAGCAGCAGATATGGACCGCCGTCAAAAAAGGGCTCCCCGACCATCCGCACCTGCCCCTGCAGCTGGCCCAGACCTGGGGCATCCTGCCCGAACACCACAATTTTCATCTGGATCTCGCAGGCTTCGAGTGGGGCGATGACTGGTCCGACGAGCACGAACAGGAAATCGCGGCGCTGCGCAAACGGTTCGAGGCCGCACGCCACGAGCCGGTGGAAACACCCTTCGAATCCATCGACGGTCCCACCACCCGCGACATAGACGACGCTTTCTTCATCGAGCGTGACGGCGACGGCTACCGGTTGCAGTTGGCGCTCGCCCGGCCCACCGCGCACTGGGAATTCGGCTCCGAGCTTGACCGCGCGGTATTCAACCGCGTCACCAGCCTGTACCTGCCCGAAGGCTCCAGCCACATGCTGCCGGAGACCCTCGGCACCGGGCTCTACAGCCTGCTGGAGAACGAGGACCGCCCCGCGCTGATTGCCGAGTTCCGTCTGGACGCCGAAGGGAACCTTCTGGAAACCGCCCCCCGGCTCGACTGGGTGAGGCTCAAGGCAAACACCACCTATGAAGCGGTGGAGAAATGCCTCGAAGAAGATAACGGCATGTACGCCGTGGCCCATGAACTTTCCGAAAAGCTTATCGAACGCCGCATCGGCAACGGAGCCTGCATCATCCGCAAGCCCGAGCCGGAAGTGCGGGTGGAAGGATTCCCCGGAAACGCGGAAGTCCGTATCGAAATGAAGGACGCGTATCCGCAAAGCGAGCTGATCGTGAGCGAATTCATGATCCTCGCCAACCGCGGGCTGGCCGAATGGGCGCAGGAGCACGGCATCACCCTTATGCACCGCACGCAGGCCATCGCCCTGCCGCCGGAAGCGGCCGGGATCTTCACCGACCCTTCCGACATCGCCGCCGTGGTGCGGATGCTGGCCCCGACTTCGGTGGAAACTTCCCCTCGTCCCCACGCCGCGCTCGGCGTGGACGTCTACGCTCCCTGCACTTCGCCGCTTCGCCGCTACACCGATTTTCTGAACATGGCGCAGATCGAATCATACCTGAAGGACGGTCAGGCGCGTCTTTCCAAGGACGAGATGGAAGCGCTGCTCCCCAATCTTTCCGCGCGCATCCAGTCCGTGACGCAGGTACAGCGGTTCCGCCCGCGATACTGGAAGCTGCACTACCTCGCCCTACGCAGGAACGAGTGGCATTCCGCGCTGGTGGCCGATGAAAACGGCCCTCTGCCGAACCTTGCCATGCCGGAGCTGCAAATCAATGTGCGCGCGCCGCTCAAACTGCTGGGCGACAAACTGTACCCCGGCCAGCGTTTTGCGATACGCTTCGGCAGAATCGATCCGCTGACCAACGAAATCAGGGTCGTCGAGGCGCTGGAAGAATAA
- a CDS encoding proline dehydrogenase family protein encodes MSIDIKDIDPKIVSRGKEFFQSISGEAPSIFNKGWWTGKVMDWSMKNEDFKVQMFRFVDVLPYLNTSESLSRHIEEYFAGEDSNIPDVLKWGASKTKIGGGLVAKVLNKTIRSNIEGMARQFIIGQEGKEAVKGIKKLRKDGFTFVLDLLGEATVSEEEAVDYMNGYLDVLDAIQKEYGKWKPLDSDNEMDWGHAPKVNVSVKPSAFYSQSKPVDVEGTVQGMMKNIEPVYKKVMEMDGFLCIDMEQLKYKEATIELYKRLRTKYRDYPHLGIVFQTYLTCTEDDVREFLDWAREEDVPVSIRLVKGAYWDYETVLAKQNDWPVPVWTHKPESDICFEKVSRMILENHDICHYACASHNIRSISAVMEMAQAIGVPDEKYEFQVLYGMAEPVRKGLKNVAKRVRLYCPYGELIPGMAYLVRXLLENTANESFLKQTFADEADMDRLLENPEETLRRQMVEKPCTARTRPGVQGLEGEIPPFNNYPPTDFTIPSQRAAFPEEMKRWREETGKQYPLFINGREVTTDDTLDSYNPAKPSEIIGTICQAGTGEIDQAMDGAKEAYLSWRDVDPKKRAQYLLDAAEWCRKNVWRLSALQVLEVGKQWDQAQADVGEAIDFMEYYAREMIRLGDPRRMGNAPGEYSRYFYQGKGVAAVIAPWNFPFAISVGMVSAAIVSGCPVLYKPSGLSSVIGWQLAEMWREVGLPDGVFNYTPGRGSVIGDYIVEHPDIALIAFTGSMEVGLRIQEKAAVKQPGQQQCKRVIAEMGGKNGIIIDDDADLDEAVLGVLYSAFGFQGQKCSACSRVIVLDSIYDRFVHRLREAAESVKLGPAEEPGNYMGPVVDKGAQENVLNYAKIAAEEGSVLVQREADEKYRADGGCYVPLTIVEGITPEHRIAQEEVFGPVLSVMRVKDFDQALEWANSTQFALTGAIYSRSPNNLERGAREFRVGNLYLNKPSVGALVERHAFGGFKMSGVGSKSGGPDYLLQFMDPRIVCENTMRRGFAPISEDDDWI; translated from the coding sequence ATGAGCATCGACATCAAGGACATCGATCCGAAAATCGTTTCCCGGGGCAAGGAGTTCTTCCAGTCCATCTCGGGCGAGGCGCCCTCCATCTTCAACAAGGGCTGGTGGACCGGCAAGGTCATGGACTGGTCCATGAAGAACGAGGACTTCAAGGTCCAGATGTTCCGCTTCGTGGACGTGCTGCCCTATCTCAACACCTCGGAATCCCTTTCAAGGCACATCGAGGAATATTTTGCGGGCGAGGATTCCAACATCCCCGACGTGCTCAAGTGGGGCGCCAGCAAGACCAAGATCGGCGGCGGCCTCGTGGCCAAGGTGCTCAACAAGACCATCCGCTCCAACATTGAGGGCATGGCCCGCCAGTTCATCATCGGACAGGAAGGCAAGGAGGCGGTCAAGGGCATCAAGAAGCTGCGCAAGGATGGCTTCACCTTCGTGCTCGACCTGCTGGGCGAGGCGACTGTTTCCGAAGAGGAGGCCGTGGACTACATGAACGGCTACCTCGACGTGCTCGACGCCATCCAGAAGGAATACGGCAAATGGAAGCCGCTCGATTCCGATAACGAAATGGACTGGGGCCACGCGCCCAAGGTCAACGTGTCGGTCAAGCCCTCCGCCTTCTATTCCCAGTCCAAACCCGTGGACGTGGAAGGCACCGTGCAGGGCATGATGAAGAACATCGAGCCCGTCTACAAGAAGGTCATGGAGATGGACGGATTCCTGTGCATCGACATGGAACAGCTCAAGTACAAGGAAGCCACCATTGAGCTGTACAAGCGCCTTCGCACCAAATATCGCGACTATCCGCATCTGGGCATCGTCTTCCAGACCTATCTGACCTGCACCGAGGACGACGTTCGCGAATTTCTGGACTGGGCACGCGAAGAGGACGTCCCGGTTTCCATCCGTCTGGTCAAGGGCGCGTACTGGGACTACGAGACCGTGCTCGCCAAGCAGAACGACTGGCCGGTGCCCGTTTGGACGCACAAGCCCGAGTCCGACATATGCTTTGAGAAGGTTTCCAGAATGATTCTGGAAAACCACGACATCTGCCATTACGCATGCGCTTCCCACAACATCCGCTCCATCTCGGCTGTCATGGAAATGGCTCAGGCCATCGGTGTTCCCGATGAAAAGTACGAGTTTCAGGTGCTCTACGGTATGGCGGAACCGGTGCGCAAGGGCCTCAAGAACGTGGCCAAGCGCGTCCGTCTCTACTGCCCGTACGGCGAGCTGATTCCCGGCATGGCCTACCTTGTCCGCCNTCTACTGGAAAACACTGCCAACGAGTCCTTCCTCAAGCAGACCTTCGCGGACGAGGCCGACATGGACCGCCTGCTGGAGAATCCGGAAGAAACCCTTCGCCGCCAGATGGTCGAAAAGCCGTGCACCGCACGCACACGTCCGGGCGTGCAGGGACTGGAAGGCGAGATTCCGCCCTTCAACAACTATCCGCCCACCGACTTCACCATCCCGTCCCAGCGGGCGGCGTTTCCCGAGGAAATGAAACGCTGGCGCGAGGAGACCGGCAAGCAGTATCCGCTTTTCATCAACGGCAGGGAAGTCACCACTGACGATACGCTCGACTCCTACAACCCGGCCAAGCCGTCCGAGATCATCGGCACCATCTGTCAGGCAGGCACCGGTGAGATCGATCAGGCCATGGACGGCGCCAAGGAAGCATACCTGTCTTGGCGCGACGTGGATCCCAAGAAGCGCGCCCAGTACCTTCTGGACGCAGCCGAATGGTGCCGCAAGAACGTCTGGCGGCTCTCCGCGCTGCAGGTGCTCGAAGTAGGCAAGCAGTGGGATCAGGCTCAGGCCGACGTGGGCGAAGCCATCGACTTCATGGAATACTATGCCCGCGAGATGATCCGTCTCGGTGATCCGCGTCGCATGGGCAACGCTCCGGGCGAATACAGCCGCTACTTCTATCAGGGCAAGGGCGTGGCCGCGGTCATCGCACCGTGGAACTTCCCGTTCGCCATCTCCGTGGGCATGGTCTCCGCGGCCATCGTTTCCGGCTGCCCGGTGCTCTACAAGCCCTCCGGCCTGTCTTCGGTCATCGGCTGGCAGCTCGCGGAAATGTGGCGCGAGGTCGGCCTGCCGGACGGCGTGTTCAACTACACTCCCGGCCGCGGATCGGTCATCGGCGATTACATCGTCGAACACCCGGACATCGCGCTCATCGCATTCACCGGCTCCATGGAAGTGGGCCTGCGCATTCAGGAAAAAGCCGCCGTCAAGCAGCCCGGCCAGCAGCAGTGCAAACGCGTCATCGCGGAAATGGGCGGCAAGAACGGCATCATAATCGACGATGACGCGGACCTCGACGAAGCCGTGCTCGGCGTTCTGTACTCGGCCTTCGGGTTTCAGGGCCAGAAGTGCTCCGCCTGCTCGCGGGTCATCGTGCTCGACTCCATATACGACCGCTTCGTGCACCGGCTGCGCGAGGCCGCCGAATCCGTCAAACTCGGCCCGGCCGAGGAGCCCGGCAACTACATGGGTCCCGTGGTGGACAAGGGTGCCCAGGAGAACGTGCTCAACTACGCGAAGATCGCCGCCGAGGAAGGCAGCGTGCTCGTGCAGCGCGAGGCCGACGAGAAATACCGCGCCGACGGCGGCTGCTACGTGCCCCTGACCATCGTGGAAGGCATCACGCCCGAGCACCGCATCGCGCAGGAAGAGGTCTTCGGACCGGTGCTCTCCGTCATGCGGGTCAAGGACTTCGATCAGGCGCTCGAATGGGCCAACTCCACACAGTTCGCCCTGACCGGCGCCATCTACTCCAGAAGCCCCAACAACCTTGAGCGCGGCGCACGCGAATTCCGCGTGGGCAACCTGTACCTCAACAAGCCCTCCGTGGGCGCGCTGGTGGAACGCCACGCATTCGGCGGCTTCAAGATGTCCGGCGTGGGCTCCAAATCCGGCGGTCCCGACTACCTGCTCCAGTTCATGGACCCGCGCATCGTGTGCGAAAACACCATGCGCCGCGGCTTCGCGCCCATCAGCGAAGACGACGACTGGATCTAA
- a CDS encoding Lrp/AsnC family transcriptional regulator, translated as MSERTIDELDRVILNILQENGRISNAEIARQVGKAPSAVLERVRKLERKGFITGYEAVVDQNKVGRKLTAFTMVFTDEPAGSFETGRELAKIPEVLEVHYTAGQAPYLVKVRVESTEDLQRILARFGAIPTVRDTNSTIVLTTVKESRGIPVAPETVTNGDEPH; from the coding sequence ATGAGTGAGAGAACTATCGACGAACTTGACAGAGTTATCCTGAACATACTTCAGGAAAACGGCAGAATTTCCAATGCCGAGATCGCCAGACAGGTCGGCAAGGCCCCCTCGGCGGTGCTGGAGCGCGTTCGCAAGCTCGAACGCAAGGGCTTCATCACCGGGTACGAGGCGGTGGTGGACCAGAACAAGGTGGGACGAAAGCTCACCGCGTTCACCATGGTCTTCACCGACGAGCCGGCGGGCAGCTTCGAGACCGGGCGGGAACTCGCAAAGATCCCGGAAGTGCTCGAAGTGCACTACACCGCAGGACAGGCACCCTACCTCGTCAAGGTCCGAGTGGAAAGCACGGAAGACCTGCAACGCATCCTCGCCAGGTTCGGCGCCATTCCCACTGTCAGGGATACCAACTCCACCATAGTGCTGACAACCGTCAAGGAATCGAGAGGGATTCCCGTCGCGCCGGAAACGGTCACGAACGGGGACGAACCGCACTAG
- a CDS encoding MlaE family lipid ABC transporter permease subunit produces MAEKGGMNHSGAAGIRSRVSGGETVVELSGRLDGGSVGALWESALQAVSGDQQQVVLDCGAVDYLDGSGAALMVMMRDAAQERGAYVRVRGLRDELLRVLEMTWACKRPKWDDREDDRRGLREMIGAKASIGVNDLLQSLSFAGEMIYIFYLCLRRPSTLRWKDVLLSCVRVGVDSMPIILLIGFLMGLILSFQSAVTLQRFGGEIFVPNMLGLVMFREMGPLVTCILLAARSGSAFAAEIGTMKVNEEVDALKTMGLSPARFLVSPKLIASVTMVPLMTLFFNFASLLGGLIVMLSLGYPSVTFTSRVFQNLQYGDFVGGMLKALVFSVLVAGVGCLRGLQTRSGASSVGDSTTSAVVSAIILIAFADGIFAVVYYYLGL; encoded by the coding sequence ATGGCCGAAAAAGGCGGTATGAATCATTCCGGTGCCGCGGGAATACGCAGCAGGGTCTCCGGCGGCGAAACCGTGGTTGAGCTTTCCGGGCGTCTGGACGGCGGTTCCGTTGGCGCGCTCTGGGAAAGCGCCTTGCAGGCCGTGTCGGGCGATCAGCAGCAGGTGGTCCTTGACTGCGGCGCCGTGGACTATCTGGACGGCTCCGGTGCTGCGCTGATGGTCATGATGCGCGATGCCGCGCAAGAGCGCGGCGCGTATGTGAGGGTGCGCGGCCTGCGCGATGAGTTGCTGCGGGTCCTTGAAATGACCTGGGCCTGCAAGCGCCCGAAGTGGGACGACCGGGAAGACGACCGCAGGGGGCTGCGGGAAATGATCGGCGCCAAGGCCTCCATCGGGGTGAACGACCTGCTTCAGTCCCTGAGTTTCGCCGGGGAGATGATTTACATCTTCTATCTCTGCCTGCGGCGTCCGAGCACGTTGCGTTGGAAGGACGTGCTGCTCTCCTGCGTGCGGGTGGGCGTGGACAGTATGCCCATCATCCTGCTCATCGGTTTTCTGATGGGGCTTATTCTCTCTTTCCAGTCCGCTGTGACGCTGCAACGCTTCGGCGGCGAGATTTTCGTGCCCAACATGCTCGGGCTGGTGATGTTTCGCGAGATGGGGCCGCTGGTCACCTGCATTCTGCTGGCTGCGCGATCCGGCTCTGCGTTTGCCGCCGAAATCGGGACCATGAAGGTCAACGAGGAAGTGGATGCGCTGAAAACCATGGGGTTATCTCCGGCGCGCTTTCTGGTCTCGCCAAAGCTCATCGCCTCGGTGACCATGGTGCCGCTCATGACGCTTTTCTTCAACTTCGCCAGCCTGCTGGGCGGTCTGATAGTCATGCTCTCGCTGGGATATCCGAGCGTGACCTTCACCTCGCGGGTTTTTCAGAACCTTCAGTACGGCGACTTTGTCGGCGGAATGCTCAAGGCGCTGGTGTTCAGTGTGCTCGTGGCGGGCGTTGGGTGTCTTCGCGGCCTGCAGACGCGCTCCGGAGCCAGCTCGGTGGGCGACTCCACTACGAGTGCGGTGGTCTCGGCCATCATCCTCATCGCCTTCGCGGACGGTATTTTCGCCGTGGTCTACTATTATCTGGGGTTATGA
- a CDS encoding ATP-binding cassette domain-containing protein, which translates to MIMKDAPVIQVQNLTCAYDDFVVVRNVSFDVHAGEVFVILGGSGCGKSTVLKHIIGLYEPVEGSILIHGRNMATATEAQRQEIMRDFGVMYQMGALFGSMSLLQNVMLPLEEFTDLPRQAREMVAMAKLAMVGLEQFAYNQPATLSGGMQKRAAIARAMALDPGILFLDEPSAGLDPVTSAELDELIRGLSRNLGITFVIVSHELASIYSIADRVIMLDRASKGLVAEGDPRLLRDRPGNEVVGRFFNRQPPQSAERETCRVPVEEDA; encoded by the coding sequence ATGATCATGAAGGATGCTCCGGTCATACAGGTTCAGAATCTCACGTGCGCCTACGACGACTTCGTTGTGGTGCGCAATGTGAGCTTCGACGTTCATGCCGGGGAGGTCTTCGTGATTCTGGGCGGCTCCGGCTGCGGGAAGAGCACGGTGCTCAAGCACATCATTGGCCTGTACGAGCCCGTCGAAGGGAGCATCCTGATTCACGGCAGGAATATGGCCACCGCCACAGAAGCGCAGCGGCAGGAGATCATGCGCGATTTCGGCGTCATGTACCAGATGGGCGCGCTGTTCGGGTCCATGTCGCTCCTGCAGAACGTGATGCTGCCGTTGGAGGAATTCACGGATCTGCCCCGTCAGGCGCGCGAAATGGTAGCCATGGCCAAGCTTGCCATGGTGGGGCTGGAGCAGTTCGCCTACAATCAACCGGCCACGCTTTCCGGCGGGATGCAGAAACGCGCGGCCATCGCCCGCGCCATGGCCCTTGATCCGGGCATACTTTTTCTGGACGAGCCGAGCGCAGGGCTCGACCCCGTCACCTCGGCCGAACTGGACGAGCTGATCCGGGGGCTCTCGCGTAATCTCGGCATTACCTTCGTCATCGTTTCCCACGAGCTTGCCAGCATCTACAGCATCGCAGACCGCGTGATAATGCTCGACCGGGCCAGCAAGGGACTCGTGGCGGAGGGCGATCCCCGCCTGCTCCGCGACCGGCCCGGCAACGAGGTGGTGGGACGATTTTTCAACAGGCAACCGCCCCAGTCGGCGGAACGCGAGACATGCCGCGTTCCGGTCGAGGAGGATGCATGA
- a CDS encoding MlaD family protein: MIRKQDYLKLGTFVILGTLLLVAMVVILGAGQYFKKTLTVETYIKESVNGLDIGSPVKLKGVKVGSVSEIGFVHNRYTDEYRYVLVECELDLDRLGAEDADTYADKIRQDVKRGLRIKPNTIGLTGQLYLNIDYVPPGTNPPLLIDWQPENVYIPSVSSTMNRLEAAVDNVSNFVKGLSKDDVETIISKIRDIVEAVGKFVKTDDGKAIGKLIRANLVQTEKTLRRLNELLAAPEAETIIPDGAHAMAGLREIVEKGGDDAVAALGDARRAMKAFRSASTALDRFLSNPEMADNMEEFGKALRNINEASSEVKVSIAKLHAVLNRLNAISAGQQSNIRSILDDTRVLMENLKEISGEAKEYPSGVIFGAPPAKRIPGESR; this comes from the coding sequence ATGATCCGCAAACAGGACTATCTCAAGCTCGGGACCTTCGTCATCCTCGGCACGCTGCTGCTGGTGGCCATGGTGGTGATTCTCGGTGCCGGACAGTATTTCAAGAAGACCCTGACCGTGGAGACCTACATCAAGGAATCCGTGAACGGGCTGGACATCGGCTCGCCGGTCAAGCTCAAGGGCGTCAAGGTCGGCTCCGTGTCGGAAATCGGTTTTGTCCATAATCGCTATACCGACGAATACCGTTACGTGCTCGTGGAGTGCGAGCTTGATCTGGATCGTCTCGGCGCGGAAGACGCCGACACCTATGCGGACAAGATCCGCCAAGACGTCAAACGCGGCCTGCGCATCAAGCCGAATACCATCGGACTCACCGGACAGCTGTATCTGAATATCGATTACGTGCCACCCGGAACCAATCCGCCGCTGCTTATCGACTGGCAACCGGAAAACGTCTACATCCCCTCGGTCTCAAGCACCATGAACCGGCTCGAAGCCGCGGTGGACAACGTCAGCAACTTCGTGAAGGGCTTGTCCAAGGACGATGTGGAAACCATCATCTCCAAGATTCGCGACATCGTGGAAGCCGTCGGCAAGTTCGTGAAGACCGATGACGGTAAGGCCATCGGCAAGCTGATTCGGGCCAATCTGGTGCAGACGGAAAAGACCCTGCGGCGCTTGAACGAGCTGTTGGCCGCGCCCGAGGCCGAGACCATAATACCCGATGGGGCGCACGCCATGGCAGGATTGCGGGAAATAGTGGAGAAGGGCGGCGACGACGCCGTAGCCGCGCTGGGCGACGCGCGACGGGCCATGAAGGCTTTCCGCAGCGCATCCACCGCGCTGGACCGTTTCCTGAGCAATCCTGAAATGGCCGACAATATGGAAGAATTCGGCAAGGCCCTGCGCAATATCAATGAAGCCTCGTCTGAAGTGAAGGTCTCCATAGCCAAGCTGCACGCCGTGCTCAACCGTCTCAACGCCATCAGCGCCGGGCAGCAAAGCAACATCCGCTCTATCTTGGATGATACCCGCGTACTCATGGAGAATCTCAAGGAAATCAGTGGAGAAGCCAAGGAGTACCCCTCCGGTGTCATCTTCGGCGCTCCCCCGGCAAAACGAATCCCCGGAGAATCCCGATGA
- a CDS encoding ABC-type transport auxiliary lipoprotein family protein gives MKKTSYLLLGLLLAASLTAACVNLKNRPLERRSFVLEVQRDAQPREDNGKLLRLGRLGITPVYGGKGLVYRLENGEVQSDYYNEFFSSPELMLSLELSRWLREAAFADVVPQDSAAIADASLEGVVTALYGDFRKATPEAVVEMQFFLVDERGGTGVLFNRTYLQRQPLEESSPEAVVKGMKLAVEKIYSELESDMSSALSASGS, from the coding sequence ATGAAAAAGACCTCATATCTGCTGCTGGGGCTGCTGCTCGCGGCCTCACTGACCGCCGCCTGCGTGAACCTCAAGAACCGTCCGTTGGAACGCCGGAGCTTCGTGCTTGAAGTGCAGCGCGACGCACAGCCCCGGGAGGACAACGGAAAACTGCTGCGGCTGGGCAGGCTCGGGATAACTCCGGTCTACGGCGGCAAAGGGCTGGTCTACCGTCTTGAGAACGGCGAGGTGCAGTCGGATTATTACAACGAGTTTTTCTCCTCGCCGGAGTTGATGCTTTCACTGGAACTCTCCCGCTGGCTGCGCGAAGCCGCGTTTGCGGATGTGGTTCCGCAGGACAGCGCCGCCATAGCGGATGCTTCGCTCGAAGGGGTAGTGACCGCGCTGTACGGAGATTTCAGGAAGGCAACGCCGGAAGCGGTGGTGGAGATGCAGTTTTTTCTCGTGGATGAGCGGGGCGGGACAGGCGTGCTGTTCAACCGCACCTATCTGCAACGTCAGCCGCTTGAAGAAAGCAGTCCGGAGGCGGTAGTGAAGGGAATGAAGCTGGCGGTGGAGAAAATCTATTCCGAATTGGAGTCGGATATGTCCTCGGCGCTTTCCGCCTCTGGTTCCTGA